The Streptomyces griseiscabiei genomic sequence CCGCGACCGCCGTGCGCGAGCTGTACGAGGAGACGGGCCTGACCGTGAAGCCGGAGGCGCTGGAGGTCGTGCACCTGGTCCACGCGGCCCACGGCGTCGAGGCACCGGACGGCTTCCTCACCGTCGCCTTCGCCGCCCACGAGTGGACCGGCGAGCTGGAGAACCGGGAACCGCACAAGCACGCCCAGGCCCGCTGGACCGACACCAGCGCCCTCCCCGAGGACTTCGTGGAGGGCGACGCGGCCGCGCTGCGCGGGTATCTCGACGGAGGGCCGCGACTGTCGCTGTACGACTGGACCTGAGCGCGGGAGCGGCGGTACGGCGACCGCCGTACCGCCACCGGGTGTCACCGCGGCCGGTGCCACCGCTTCAGCCGGCGTCCGTCACAGACGCCACCACACGTCGAACTGACCGTCCGGGCGCCGGGAGACGACGAAACCGCCGTAGGTGAACGGAGGTTCGATGTTGGCGAAGTTCAGGACGGACTGGGCGTCGGAGAGGATCGAATGGACCCAGGGGCCCGCCGCCTCGTCGGCGGCCTGATCCCTGAGTTGCCGGAGTTCCGCGATGTTCTCGGACATGGGGAGCGACTCCTTTCCCGTGGGTGGTGGACCCGTTGAGAGGGTGGGCGGCCAAGGCGCCGCCCACCCACAGGAGAAACTACTCTCCGCGTTCGAATGACTACAGAGCGCGATCGGAGTGAGTGCGGGGCGCACACGCGCCCGCGCGGTCCGGGTCAGCGCGGCTCGCGCACCACCGCCACATCCCCGGCCGCCACCAGCACGGACGCCGAAGCTCCGGCCGTGATGAGCGGCTTGCCGGTGAGCAGTTCGGACGCGTCGGCGGAGACCGTGATCTCGGCCGGTGACTCCCCGTGGTTGATCAGGAAGAGGTAGTCCGCGTCCGGGCCCCGGCGCAGTACGGCCTCCACACCGTCGGGGGTCGGGCGGACGGACTCGACGCCCGCCTCGGTACGGACGCGGTCCAGGAGGGACGCCAGGGTAGCCGGGTCCGGGCGGGTGGCCACGTACCAGGCCGTGCCCGAGCCGTGCGCGTGGCGGGTGACCGCCGGGACTCCGGTCAGCGGGCCCGAGGCGTACGACGTGACGGCCTCCGCGCCCGCGAGGGCGACCCGTTCCGACCAGAGGGAGGCCGTACCGCCCTCGCTCAGTTCCACCGACTCCCCCGGCAGCAGCGGGAACAGCTCGTCCGTGCGGACGCCGAGGGTCTCGCGGAACGCGCCCGGGTAACCGCCCAGCCGGACATGGCAGTTCTCGTCCACCGCGCCGCTGTGGAAGCCGACCGCGAGGGTGCCGCCGGCCTCCGCGAAGCCGGTCAGGTTGGCCGCGCCCGCGTCGTCCACCAGGTAGAGACTCGGGGCCAGCACCAGCTTGTAGGAGGAGAGGTCGGCGTCGGGGCGGACGAAGTCCACCGCCACACCGGAGCGCCACAGCGGCTCGTACCAGGAGCGCACCTGGTCCTGGAAGCGAAGCAACTCGCTGGGCTGGGACGGGAGTTCCACCGCCCACCAGGCGCTCCAGTCCCAGACGATCGCGACCTCGGCGACGCCCCTGCTGCCGCGCACCTCCGCCAACGACCGCAGATCCGCGCCCAGTCGGACGACGTCACGCCAGATCCGGCTGTCCGTGCCCGCGTGCGGCAGCATCGCCGAGTGCCACTGCTCGGCGCCCGCCTTGGCGGCCCGCCACTGGAAGTAGGCGATGCCGTCGGCGCCCCGGGCCACATGGGCGAGGGCGTTGCGGCGCAACTCCCCCGCCGTCTTGGCCCGGTTGACCGGCTGCCAGTTGACCGCGCCGGTGGAGTGCTCCATCAGCAGCCACGGAGCGCCGCCCGCCAGCGAGCGCACCAGGTCGCCGCTGAGCGCGATGTCGATCTCGGACTCGGGGTCCGTGGACTGGAGGTAGTGGTCGTTCGACACGATGTCCAACTCCGGCGCCCAGCGCCAGTAGTCGAGCTTGTCGAAGTTGTACATCACCATGAAGTTGGTGGTGGCGGGGGTCGCGGGGGCCGCCTCCAGCAGTACCTCGCGCTCCGCCTTGCACAGCGACAGCAGGGCGTCGGAGCAGAAGCGGCGCCAGTCCAGCTGGTGGGTCGGGTTGGGGACCGCGCCGGTCGGGCGGGGCGGGATGATCTCGTCCCAGTCGTAGTACCACTGGCTCCAGAACGTCGTGCCCCAGGCGTGGTTGAGCGCCGCCAGGTCGTCGTCGTACTTCTCGCGCAGCCAGACCCGGAACGCCGCCGCGCTGGTGTCGCAGTGGCACTCGCCGTTGTGGCAGCCGTACTCGTTGTGGACGTGCCACATGACGACGGCCGGGTGGTCGGCGTACCGCTCGCCGAGCACCCGGGCGATCCGCAGGGCCGCCTCGCGGTAGGCGGGGCTGGAGGGGCAGAAGGTCTGCCGGCTGCCGTACGAGAGGGTGCGGCCGTCCTTGTCGACGGGCAGCGCCTCGGGGTGCCTGACGAAGAACCAGGCCGGCGGGGCGGCCGTCGGGGTCGCCAGGTCGGCGGCGATGCCGTTGTCGTGGAGCAGGGCGAGGATCTTGTCGAGGCGGGT encodes the following:
- a CDS encoding NUDIX domain-containing protein, with protein sequence MTLLVAAVIVHDRAAGRVVLLQRGENAKFARGRWHLPVGKSEPGEPVTATAVRELYEETGLTVKPEALEVVHLVHAAHGVEAPDGFLTVAFAAHEWTGELENREPHKHAQARWTDTSALPEDFVEGDAAALRGYLDGGPRLSLYDWT
- a CDS encoding beta-galactosidase, whose protein sequence is MKREAKRELNVPGLAYGGDYNPEQWPEEVWAEDVRLMREAGVNMVSVNIFSWALLEPREGEYDFTRLDKILALLHDNGIAADLATPTAAPPAWFFVRHPEALPVDKDGRTLSYGSRQTFCPSSPAYREAALRIARVLGERYADHPAVVMWHVHNEYGCHNGECHCDTSAAAFRVWLREKYDDDLAALNHAWGTTFWSQWYYDWDEIIPPRPTGAVPNPTHQLDWRRFCSDALLSLCKAEREVLLEAAPATPATTNFMVMYNFDKLDYWRWAPELDIVSNDHYLQSTDPESEIDIALSGDLVRSLAGGAPWLLMEHSTGAVNWQPVNRAKTAGELRRNALAHVARGADGIAYFQWRAAKAGAEQWHSAMLPHAGTDSRIWRDVVRLGADLRSLAEVRGSRGVAEVAIVWDWSAWWAVELPSQPSELLRFQDQVRSWYEPLWRSGVAVDFVRPDADLSSYKLVLAPSLYLVDDAGAANLTGFAEAGGTLAVGFHSGAVDENCHVRLGGYPGAFRETLGVRTDELFPLLPGESVELSEGGTASLWSERVALAGAEAVTSYASGPLTGVPAVTRHAHGSGTAWYVATRPDPATLASLLDRVRTEAGVESVRPTPDGVEAVLRRGPDADYLFLINHGESPAEITVSADASELLTGKPLITAGASASVLVAAGDVAVVREPR